In Chryseobacterium lactis, a single genomic region encodes these proteins:
- a CDS encoding autotransporter outer membrane beta-barrel domain-containing protein, with translation MFKISTKLFFAIMALSPVIAFAQARNIGVNTANPGSTMDINGSLAANYNAVNTPSYNLTSSDFHVSYNGTANGTFNLPSSINGAGNFKGRIYRIKNNTNFTITVNAAVPETINGNTSISVPANQSVELINTGLTGANSTWDDKGNNNITASNGLNVSGTDIKLGGTLLQPTNIATAGNNLSVNGTGKFLVGTNTVPTGASNAKVVIDNGNTNGALQIKDGTEQLGYVLTSDTNGLATWSSTVTTAFANNWTPYTGTLVNPYTGATGGGGLNTGIQVTIPAKGWYFFRCGVAINSDCNDYFFYINGVGDVWRSYCGSNTAAFMFPRDQNRVLYFAAPGTYTVLAGKTNGVVPATFNGGNPTFYLDFVKFQN, from the coding sequence ATGTTTAAAATTTCTACAAAATTATTTTTTGCAATCATGGCGCTAAGTCCGGTTATTGCTTTTGCCCAAGCAAGAAATATTGGAGTCAATACAGCTAATCCGGGTTCCACCATGGATATTAACGGGTCATTAGCTGCCAATTATAATGCAGTGAATACTCCTTCTTATAATTTGACCTCATCAGATTTTCATGTATCCTATAATGGTACTGCGAACGGAACATTTAATCTTCCTTCTTCAATTAATGGAGCAGGGAACTTTAAGGGACGTATTTACAGAATTAAAAATAATACAAACTTTACAATCACAGTAAATGCGGCGGTACCGGAAACAATTAATGGAAATACAAGTATTTCAGTGCCTGCCAACCAGAGTGTGGAATTAATCAATACAGGACTTACCGGAGCCAATTCTACATGGGATGATAAAGGTAACAACAATATAACTGCATCCAATGGTCTTAACGTATCAGGTACAGACATAAAATTAGGTGGAACTCTTTTACAGCCTACAAATATTGCCACGGCGGGAAATAATCTAAGTGTGAATGGTACCGGAAAGTTTTTAGTGGGAACCAACACCGTACCTACAGGAGCATCCAATGCGAAAGTTGTAATAGATAACGGCAATACAAACGGAGCACTTCAGATTAAAGACGGTACTGAACAGCTGGGATACGTATTGACGAGTGATACTAACGGATTAGCAACGTGGTCATCAACCGTTACCACGGCTTTTGCAAATAACTGGACCCCTTATACCGGGACATTGGTTAATCCTTACACAGGGGCAACAGGTGGCGGTGGCCTGAATACAGGGATACAGGTGACAATCCCGGCTAAAGGATGGTATTTTTTCAGATGTGGTGTCGCTATTAATTCTGATTGTAATGATTATTTCTTTTATATCAATGGAGTAGGCGATGTATGGAGAAGTTATTGCGGATCAAATACGGCTGCCTTTATGTTCCCAAGGGATCAAAACCGGGTATTATATTTTGCCGCCCCGGGAACCTACACTGTATTGGCGGGTAAAACAAATGGAGTTGTGCCGGCTACTTTTAACGGAGGGAATCCTACCTTTTATTTGGACTTTGTAAAATTCCAAAATTAA
- a CDS encoding response regulator transcription factor: MIKKILIADDHDIVLTGTVLILESRIPDLMIDTAENYPEVLDKIGQQKYDLIILDINMPGSKNKKMISEIKAIAPLIKILVFSSYEEEIAVQYIKEGADGYINKLSKVHEISEAVKKMFAEGHYYPAGVVNKLLQPSLLDSIKKLSEREFEIFVLMVKGNGNLEISNAMDIQMSTISTYKKRIHNKLKTTNLADLIKLYEAYTS; the protein is encoded by the coding sequence ATGATTAAAAAGATTCTCATTGCAGATGATCATGATATTGTATTAACGGGTACTGTTTTAATCTTAGAGTCCCGGATTCCCGATTTGATGATAGATACCGCCGAGAATTATCCGGAAGTTCTCGATAAAATAGGTCAACAAAAATATGATCTTATTATTCTGGACATTAATATGCCTGGAAGTAAAAACAAAAAGATGATCTCAGAAATTAAAGCTATTGCTCCCCTGATCAAAATATTGGTTTTTTCGTCTTATGAAGAAGAAATTGCCGTGCAGTATATCAAAGAAGGGGCAGATGGCTATATTAATAAGTTGAGTAAAGTACACGAGATTTCTGAAGCGGTAAAAAAAATGTTTGCAGAAGGACATTATTATCCGGCAGGTGTTGTCAATAAACTTCTTCAACCTTCTTTACTTGACTCTATAAAAAAGCTGTCGGAACGGGAGTTTGAAATTTTTGTGCTAATGGTTAAGGGAAATGGGAATCTAGAAATCTCCAATGCCATGGATATACAGATGTCTACGATCAGTACTTATAAAAAAAGGATTCATAACAAATTAAAAACAACAAATCTTGCAGATCTTATTAAGCTTTATGAAGCTTACACCTCATAA